The genomic DNA ATTCAAAGTTTGTGGTGTGAGGGGCAAAGCCCCTAGCCTTACCACTTAAAAGCGATAAGCATTTGCTCTATGTATTTGTCCAATTAATAATCAAGGGCCCGGCTATTAATGCCGGGCCCAATTCTCTGTGCGGTTTTAAGTCTTGGTTTGGCTTGGTTTGGCTAAAATGCGTTGTCGTTTTGTTTGCGGCGGCCATGCCTATTTCTGGGTTAGGCATTTGAAGCGACGGGTGACAATCTTAATAAATTCGCCCAGCGTGCCGGTCTGCTCGGCGTGCTGTGGCAGAATGACGCCAAATTGCAACAGCTCACAGCTGCCTTCAACCGGAACCGAAACAACGTTATACTTTGAGCTTTGTGCATCGAAGGCCTGTATGCCGATGGTATAAAAATTGCTGTTAGAAATCAGGTGTAACAGTGCGGAACGCCCGGCTACATAAACGATTTTAGGTGAGGAGTTGAGGTCGAACTGAAGACTTTCGGTTGCTACGTGGTAGATAAAATCCTCATACTGGTCGATATAGCGAACAAAGCCGTAGTTGCGCAGCGCGTTGAGCGTCACTTTTTCGCCACGTTTGATCAGTTCGTGCTTGCCCGAAACACAGATGTGCGGACAGAGATTCACCAGCGAAATAAAGGTCAACTCCTTTTTTCGGAACAGCTTCATCAAATCTTCACTTTGTTCGCTGGCAAAGTGGATCACCCCGACATCAGCTGCACCCGACTCAACGTCGCCGATGACATCGATGGTACTTCCTTCATTTAGCTTGTACGAAAAGCTTTCAAGGCTTTCGTGGTTTTTGCATAGCTCAATAAAGCTTTCCATCGTGTGAGAAAACTTGGTCATAGATATACTAATGGTATCGGCGTGACGTTTGGGTTTTTTGGCAATCTGCTTTAAACCTTCCATTTCTTGCATGATGGCGTTGGAATGCTTCAAAAAACGCGCGCCGGATGTCGTAAGAACCACACCCTGTTTGGTGCGTAAAAACAGCTCAAATCCAACATCATCCTCAATATCCTTGATGATATGGCTTAAATGGGGCTGCGATATGTATAAGGCCTGAGCGGCTTTATTAATGGAGCCGTATTTTGCGACTGCCACAAAATATTCTAAATGTTTAAGATTCATGTTCTGCCTCCCGATGCTTTATCATGCGATGCGACGAAACGATCCTTATTTAATTATGCATACTTTTGCACGAAAATCATCAAAAATTTTTTCCTTTTAAGATATTTTGTTAAACCTGTTGCAAAGAAAAACAAAATACAGGTGACTATTAATATACACTAAAAGGTATATCGGATATAAGGAACACGTATTGGCAAAAAAATGATCAAGCATATAAAATATGAAAGGTGGACAAACACTTTGTTATAATTATAACTTTTCTTTAAACACAAGGAGATAATTAAATGATACAGCAGGTACTCGACGAGGCAGTGGCATACGCTGCTCGCTTTACACATTTGGGCAAATCGGCGGGTTACATCCCGGAGCTGGCAAAGACAGATCCGGCGCAGCTGGGTGCATGCATCGTCACTGTGGACGGCACGCACTATCATGCGGGGGACTGGAACCAGCCCTTCACCATCCAGAGCATCTCAAAGACCATCTCGCTGATTCTCGCGCTACAAACCGCAGGGACGGACCGCGTTTTTTCAAAGGTGGGCGCAGAACCCACCGGAGATGCTTTTAACTCGATCAGCAAACTGGAGGCAAGGGAAGGCCGACCGCTAAACCCGATGATAAATGCCGGTGCCATCGCGGTGATGAGTTGCATTGCAAAAGAGGACTGCTGGCCGCAGCTTTTAGCTCTGACGCGTAAACTTTGCAGGCGCGACAGCATTGATATTGATCAGGCGGTATATCGTTCAGAAAGCGCCACCGGTATGCGCAACCGGTCTCTGGCTTATTTTATGCAAAGTGCGCATTTGATTGATGGTGACGTTGAAGCAGCGCTTGATGTTTACTTTAAAATGTGTTCGCTGCGTGTGACAACCGAAGATCTAGCCAACTACGGCATGATTCTGGCAAACGGCGGCATCGACCCTGACACCGGCGAATGCCTTGTGGAAAACGACATTCTGCGTATTGTCAAAACACTGATGGTTACTTGTGGGCTTTACGACGGCTCGGGCGAGTTTGCTGTCAATGTTGGCCTCCCGTCAAAAAGTGGCGTGGGCGGCGGTATCGTTTCGGCGGCAGAGGGCAAAATGGGCATCGGTGTCTTTGGCCCCGGCCTCGATTCAAAGGGCAACAGCATCGGTGGGTGCCGGATGCTCGAGTACATTTCCAAGCATTTGAACCTGCACTATTTTGCGGACCACCCTTTGCAAAGCGCTACTTCCAATAAGCGGTGAGCAGCCAGATATCCCACGTAAAAATACAAACTATTTTTACAAAAGGGTTGACATCTATAACGACAACTGATAATATATATCAGTACAACAAAGCAGAACATGCAATGTTCTCACCTGTGCGTGACAGATACGTACATGGTCAATAGCAACCACCGCAGCTTTAAAGCTGTTTTTGTTGTCATTGATTGGGTGTAGAACAACTGCGTTCTGCACCCACTTTTTTTTAGGTAACGGAGGTGCTTGAACATTAGCGTTAAGGAACTACTCATAAATGAGGATATCAAGGATAAAGAAGTTAGAGTGATCGGCGTAGATGGGGAACAGCTGGGCATTATGGATACCCGTGAGGCACAGCGGCTTTCTGTTGAGCAAAATCTTGATCTGGTGAAGATTGCCTCACAGGCCACGCCGCCGGTTTGCCGCATTATGGACTACGGCAAATACCGTTTCGAGCAGGCCAAAAGAGAAAAGGAAGCCCGTAAAAACCAAAAGATCATTGAAACAAAAGAAATCCGCCTTTCGCTTAATATTGATATCGGGGATTTCAACACGAAGGTTAAACAGGCGACCAAGTTCCTTGCCGAGGGCAACAAGCTGAAGGTTTCCATTCGTTTTCGTGGACGCGAAATGGCGCATCCCGAAATTGGGCACGAAGTCATGTCGCGTTTTGCGAAGGCCATTGTCGATTGCGGCAATGTGGAAAGGGCCTCCAAGCTTGAGGGACGACACATGCTGATGTTTGTAGCCCCAAAACAACCTGCGAAGTAAAATTATTTGGGAGGAAATATAAGATGCCGAAGATCAAGACCCATTCGGGCGCAAAAAAGCGTTTTAAGCTTACCAAAAACGGAAAGGTCAAGCGTGCATGCGCCAACAAGCGCCACATTCTGACCAAAAAGCCCACCAAGCGCACCCGCAGACTGCGCCAGGGCGCTATGACTGATGTGACCAACGTCAAGGCTGTCAAGCTTCTGATTCCTTATATGTAAACCACTACAACAATTACAACCCAACGGAGGTATAAAATATGGCTCGTGTTAAGGGCGCTACGATGACAAAAAAGCGCAGAAAAAAGGTATTAAAGCTTGCTAAGGGCTATTTTGGTGGCAAGAGCAGACTGTTTAAAACCGCAAAACAGGCGGTTATGAAGTCCGGCAGATATGCATACATCGGCAGAAAGCAGAAGAAGAGAAACTTCCGCCAGCTGTGGATTACCCGTATCTCGGCTGCCTGCCGCATGAATGACATGAACTACTCCACCTTCATGAACGGACTGAAAAAGGCCGGCATTGAGCTCAACCGCAAGATGCTTTCTGAGATCGCTATTGCAGATCCGGCTGCGTTCACCTCCCTTGTCGAAAAGGCAAAGGCTGCCCGTTAATCAGAACCCTAAAAACGTCCGGCTGATTATCAGACCGGACGTTTGTGCTAGGAATACATTGGATAAAATGACCATAGAGGCAGCCGGGTATATTTGACATCATAGTAAGCACGCTTTAAAATGCATCTTGAGCGGGCTTGTCTACGCGACCTTATGCGCCCGCTGTTTTTAGCGCAGATGCGCGTTTTTCGACGCTATTTTCATGGAGGCGCCATGTTGGAAATCACCTCTAAAGATAATTCTAGAATCAAAGAATTCAGAAAGCTTTGCACCAGCCGGAAGTACCGTTTGCAATCGCAACGGTTCGCTCTGGAGGGCGTAAGGCTTGTACGTGATTCTCTGCAAAGCGGTGTCGAACTACTGACGCTGATGGTGACGAATGTCGGCATGCAGCGGCTGGGCGACGATTTTGACAGGCTGGCGATCAAGGCGCGCGAAACCTTGCTGATTTCCGACCCATTGGCGGCTACCCTTGCCGAAACCGAATCGCCGCAAGGGGTGTTTGCCATCTGCGAGGGTCGGCTGTTTTTGCCGGGGCTGCCGCAAGCCGCGTCAAATGGCGCGCTGCTACTTTGCTCGCTTCAGGACCCTGGCAACGTCGGGACGATTCTGCGTTCTGCCGATGCTTTTGGTCTCTCTGCCGTTGTGATGACCGCCGACTGCCCTGATCCCGCGGCACCTAAAGTTTTGCGTGCATCGATGGGCGCCGCGCTGCGCGTAGCCATTTACTGCGCGGACAGCGCCGAGATCGCCGTAGATGCCCTGCGCCAAAGCGGCATAGCGGTTTATGCCGCTGCATTGGATAGCGAAAGTGTCCCGGTGGACGCCGTATCGCTTGAGAATGCCGCTGTCGCCATCGGCAACGAGGGTGCAGGACTGACCCCGCAGGTGCAGGCCGCCTGTACGGGACGGGTGATCCTGCCTATTTCTGAACAGAGCGAATCGCTTAATGCCGCAATGGCGGCCACTGTTTTTGCGTGGGAGCTGTCGCGCTGCGCACGAGGTGCGAAAGGAGCGTTGATCTGATGACCTATAAGCATCATGCGCGGGAATGGCTGTGGATGCAACAGACCTTCGGCATCGGGACAACCCGCGCGCACGAGGTACTGACGCGTTACGGCTCGGTGACCGAGCTGCTGGCGCTTTCAAAATCGCGCATCGTCTCAGACAGATTCTTTACCGATACCGAAAAATCCGCCCTGATAACACCTTGCTTTGCCGAGGCGGAACGGATTTTATCGGCCACCGAGGTATTCGGGGCAGCCGTGTTGACTCCCGACTCCCCCGAATACCCCGAGGGCTTTAAGCATATTCATTCGATGCCGCTGGTTTTATACGCGCTTGGCGATATTTCGTTGTTGCGCGACCATTATCTAATTTCAATGGTTGGAACGCGTTCGCCTGATGAATATGGTATTGCTGTGGCGAAAAAACTAAGCGGAGAAATTGCTTCTCTCGGCGGTGTTGTTGTCAGCGGCATGGCGCACGGCATCGATGCTGTCTGCCACCGTTCTGCGCTGGAAGCAGGCGGCAAGACCATCGCGTTTATCGCGGCAGGGCTGGATATTGACTACCCCAAGCGCAATCGCGCGCTGCGTGGTTTGGTCGAGCGTGCGCAAAACGGACTGGTGCTCACCGAATACCCGTTGGAGACGCCGGCCTTTGCCTCACATTTTCCGCTGCGCAACCGGCTGATTTCGGGCGCGTCGATGGCGACGGTTGTTATACAGAGCAAGCGAAGAAGCGGCACTATGCTCACGGCTGGGCATGCGCTCATACAAAACCGCGACCTTTATGCGGTGCCGGGCAGCATTTTTTCGCCTCTTTCCGAAGGGGGCAACTACCTGCTGTCGCAGGGGGCGGAACCGGCACTTTCGGGTGCTGACATCCTGCTGCGGTATGTTTCAATTTATGGCTATGTGCTGACGCCGCCGCCGGCACGGCAGACCTCGTTGTTTTCGGACAATGCACCAAAGTTGCCAAAGCCCCCGCGGCCGCAAAGGGCGAGATGCGGCGAAAAAAAGGACGAGGTCAAGCTGCCGGATTATCTAACCACGCAGCAGATTGCGGTGATAAACTGCCTTGAAAACGGCCCCGCGGCAATAGAAATGCTTTGCGAGGCACTCGCCCTGCCGGCGGGGACGATATTGACGCTCATTACCGGCCTCGAGATTTTTGGTTTAGTCAAAATGCTACCGGGACGAAAGGTAATGAGTTGCATATCATAAAGTAAAATTCTTTGAAAGACGAAATTGAGGAACATGTGTATGTCTAATCTGGTTATCGTAGAGTCGCCTGCCAAGGCTAAAACGATTCAAAAATATCTGGGCAAGGACTATTCGGTCATTGCCTCAATGGGGCATGTCCGTGATTTGCCCAAGTCGAAGCTTGGCGTGGATGTTGAAAATGGCTTTGAGCCGCAGTATCAGGAGATCAAGGGTAAGGAATCGCTGGTGTCAGAATTAAAAGCGGCGGCAAAAAAAGCCGACGCTGTTTATCTCGCAACTGACCCTGACCGCGAGGGCGAGGCGATTTCGTGGCACCTTGCGCAGATGCTCGGGTTACCTCTGAGCGAGAAAAACCGCGTTACCTTTAATGAAATTACCAAGACCGGCATCAAAGGCGGTATGGATACCCCGCGCGAAATCAATCAGAGCCTTGTTGACGCGCAGCAGGCGCGCCGCATCTTAGACCGAATCGTCGGTTACAAGCTTTCGCCGTTTTTGTGGAAGAAAGTGCGCCGCGGGCTTTCCGCGGGGCGTGTGCAGTCGGTGGCGGTTCGGCTGATTGTCGACCGCGAAGAGCAGATTCGCGCCTTTGTTGCCGAGGAATATTGGACGGTGGATGCCAAGCTCTCTGCCCATTCCGCTAAAAAGGGCTTTGATGTTCGGCTGGCGCTTAAAGATGGCGGAAAAATTGAACTGCACGACGAAGCCGCTGCGAATGCGGTTTTGGAGGATATCAAAAGCGCCACATGGCAAGTAACAAAGGTTAAAAAGAGCGTCCGGCGCCGTCTGCCTGCGCCGCCGTTCATTACGTCGACTCTGCAACAGGAGGCTTCGCGCAAGCTGGGCTTTCAGGCGCGCCGCACCATGAAAGTGGCCCAGGAGCTGTACGAGGGTATTGAGCTCGAGGGTCACGGCGCGGTCGGTCTGATCACCTACATGAGAACCGACTCGCTGCGCATCTCAGAAGAAGCGCAGCAGGCTGCTGAGGACTACATTAAGTCCCATTATTCCAAAGAATATCTGCCCACCACCCGCCGGGTGTATAAGACTAAGAACAACGCACAGGACGCGCACGAGGCCATTCGTCCTTCGATGCCTGAAATTACGCCCGAGGAGGCCAAAAAGAGTCTGACCGCCGAGCAGTATAAGCTTTATAAGCTCATCTGGGAGCGCTTTATCGCCAGCCAGATGGCCAACGCCATGTTGGACACCATGTCAGTGGATATTTCAGCTGCGGACTACACCTTTAAGGCGTCGGGCTATGCGATTAAATTTGACGGCTTCACCGCGCTGTATGAAGAAAGCCGTGACGAAGAAAACGAAAAATCCACTGCACTGCCGCCTCTTGCCGAAGGCGATGTGCTCGCCATGCAAAAGGTGGACGCCAACCAGCATTTCACCCAGCCGCCTGCACGCTTTTCTGAGGCGTCGCTGATTAAGGCGCTTGAAGAAAACGGCATCGGTCGTCCGTCGACCTATGCGCCGACCATTTCCACCGTCATCGACCGTGGCTATGTCGAGCGCAATGCCAAAACGTTGATTCCCACCCCGCTGGGCGAGACGGTCACGGGGCTTTTGCGCGAACAGTTTAAGCACATCGTCGACGTCAAATTTACTGCGGGGATGGAAGGTAACCTTGACCGTGTGGAAAGTGGCGAGGACGACTGGGTCAAAACCCTAGACGTGTTTTATAACGATTTTGACACCACACTGAAAACTGCCGAAAAACAGATGGAGGGCATCCGCGTCAAGGTTCCGGACGAAGAAACCGAAGAGGTTTGTGAGCTTTGCGGACGCAAGATGGTAATTAAATCCGGGCGTTTCGGCAAGTTTTTGGCTTGCCCGGGCTATCCGGAGTGCAAAAATACCAAGAAAATTGTTCAGAAGACCGGCGGCTTTTGCCCCAAGTGCGGTGGTGAGATGCTGACCAAAAAGTCCAAGAAGGGTCGCAGCTTCTTTGGGTGTGCAAACTTCCCGAACTGCGACTTTATGACCTGGGATAAGCCGCTGCCCGATAAATGCCCCAGTTGCGGCGCTTCGCTCTTTAAAAAAGCCGGCCGCAACGGCGGCATCGTCTGCCACAAGGAAGGCTGCGATTATGAGCGCGCTGCCGACAAGACGGAGAAGGCGGAATGAGTGTTGCGGTAATTGGCGCTGGGCTGGCGGGCTGCGAGGCAGCTTGGGCGTTGGCACAGCGCGGCATCGCAGTGACGCTATATGAAATGAAGCCGCAGAAATTTTCTCCGGCGCATCATAACAGCGGCTTTGCCGAGCTGGTTTGCTCAAACTCGCTTAAAGCCGCGCGGCTGGAATCGGCCGCTGGGCTGCTCAAAGCTGAGATGCGTAAAATGGGCTCGCTCATTCTCGCGTGTGCCGACCAATGTGCGGTCCCTGCGGGCGGCGCGCTGGCGGTGGACCGTGACATTTTCTCCGCGCTTGTCACCGAAAAAATTCGCGCACATCCACTGATTACGGTGATAGAAGGCGAAGTGACAAGCCTGCCGGGAACGGGCGCCGTCATCGTGGCGACGGGGCCGCTGACCTCCGACGCGCTCAGCGATGCCATCGCCCAAAAAACAGGTGCCGAGCGTCTGAGCTTTTATGACGCAGCCGCACCCATCGTTGAGTTTTCTTCAATAGATATGACCAAGGCGTTTTTTGCCGCGCGTTACGGTCGTGGCGAGGACGACTATATCAACTGCCCGATGAATAAAGTGCAGTATGAGACCTTTTTAGAAGCGCTGACAAAGGCTGAGCGCGCCGAACTGCACAGCTTTGAAAAGCTGGCGGTCTACGAAGGCTGTATGCCGGTCGAGGTGCTGGCCTCACGCGGTAAAGACGCCATCCGCTATGGCCCGATGAAGCCGGTGGGGCTCACCGACCCCGCAACCGGCCACCGCCCATGGGCGGTGGTGCAGCTTCGGGCAGAAAACCGCGAAGGCACGCTCTATAACCTCGTCGGCTTTCAGACTAACTTAAAATTTGGTGAACAAAAGCGGGTTTTCTCGCTGATTCCGGGTTTGGAGAACGCAGTTTTTGCACGCTACGGCGTCATGCATCGCAATACCTTTATCGACTCCCCCCGTCTGCTGGATATACAGCTTCGGTTGCTTGCCGAGCCGCGCCTGCGCTTCGCCGGGCAGATCACCGGCGTGGAGGGCTATATCGAATCGGCAGCCAGCGGCATCTGGGCGGGTATTTCGCTGGCAAGAGAGATTAATGGGCAGACGTTGTTTACGTTGCCCCGCGTCTCAATGCTGGGCGCGCTGCTTTGTTACATCACCGACAGCACCGTCAAGCACTTCCAGCCGATGGGCAGCAATATGGGGATTTTGCCACCGTTGGAGGAAAAAATCAGAGACAAGCAGGCGCGTTATCTCGCTTTGGCAGAGCGCTCGATGCAAGCGCTTGAAACCACGACATTTTAAGCTATCATAAGGGGAGGGCTTTGCATGAACATTGTTATCGACGGCTTTGGCGGAGATCACGCGCCGCTCGAGCCACTGCGCGGTGCGGCCGCCGCGGTTGCCGAACTGGGCGTATCGGTCACGGTGACCGGCGATGAAGCCAAACTGCACGAATGTGCCAAATCGAACAATATTTCTTTAAATAATATCACCTTTGTCCATGCGCCCACCGTCATCCCGGTGGACGAGGAGCCGACAAAGATTTTAAAAGCTTATGCCGACTGCTCGTTGGCTGTCGCGCTGGGGCTTGTCGCCCAGGGCAAGGCTGATGCGGTTGTTTCGGCGGGGTCGACCGGTGCGCTGCTAGCGGGGGCCACCTTCATCGTCAAGCGTGCCAAGGGCGTCAAGCGCCCCGCTATCGGCACGCTTGTTCCAACGGCTGGCGGCAAGTTCTATTTGCTGGTGGATGCAGGCGCTAACCACGACTGCCGCCCCGAGATGCTTTGCCAGTTTGCGGTGATGGGTACAGCCTATTACGAGAAGATCATGGGCGCTGCATCCCCTCGCGTGGGGCTCATCAATATCGGTACCGAAGAACACAAGGGCACCGAGCTGCAGCAGCAGACCTACGCGATGCTCAAAACAGCAGATGCGCTTAACTTTGTTGGCAATGTTGAGGCGCGCGATTTGCCCAATGACGGCTGCGAAGTTGCGGTGTGCGACGGTTTTACCGGCAATGTCATCTTAAAACTAACCGAGGGTTTTGCAACCTTTTTTGGCAGCGTGTTAAAAGGCATATTCATGGCGAACGTCGCCACCAAGCTCGGTGCGCTGCTTGTTTCCAAACAGATACGCGTATTCAAACGCTCGATGGATTATAAAGAATATGGCGGCGCGCCGATTCTGGGCACCGCCAAACCGGTGATCAAAGCGCATGGCAGCTCGGACGCCAAGGCATTTAAAAACGCCATACGTCAGGCGAAGTTCTGTGTCGAGCGCGACGTTTGCCAGAGCATTGAGCAGGGCGTTGCCCGTTTAAAAGGCGAGGGGAAGGAATAAACCATGGAGCAGCTCCAAAAGGTTATTGGCTATCATTTTAAAGAACTGAATTTTCTGAAAATAGCGCTCACCCATTCTTCCTACGCCAACGAGAGCCGCCATGCTTCGGCAAACAACGAGCGGCAGGAGTTTTTGGGCGATGCGGTGTTGTCGCTGATTGTCGCAGACTATATCTTCCGCCACCGCAAGGTGCCGGAGGGTGAGTTGACTAAAATCCGTGCGTCGCTGGTGTGTGAGGCAGCGCTGGCCGGTTTTGCCCAGCAGATTGAGTTGGGCAAATACCTGTTGCTGGGGCGTGGCGAAGAGCACAACGGTGGGCGCACACGTCCCTCTATTCTGGCGGACGCCTTCGAGGCGCTGATTGCCGCAATCTATCTCGACGGCGGTATGAATGCTGCGCGCGATTTTGTTTTGCCGTTTATTTCCGATGCGGTTGAGCACGCGGCGGGTACCGATCTGCACGATTACAAGACCCAGCTTCAGGAGATTATCCAAAAAAACCCTGAAGAGCGCGTGGCCTATATTTTGGTCGATGAGCGCGGACCCGATCACGACAAGTGGTTTTCGGTGCAGGTGCACTTAAACTCCAACGTCATCGGCTCGGGCGAGGGCAAAAGCAAAAAGATCGCCGAACAACAAGCGGCAAAAGAGGCGCTGTTGCTCATGGGCATCAAACTATGAGTAATAAGCACGGCAATCTCGCTGTGTTTGTGCCGCATATCGGTTGCCCGCACCGGTGCAGCTTCTGCGACCAGCGCATCATTTCGGGCGCTCAAAATGCGCCCACCCCGCAAGACGTGACGGCGCTTTGCGAATCGGCGCTGGCGCGAAATACCGGCAGAGATTTAGAGCTGGCGTTTTTCGGTGGCAGCTTTACGGCAATTGACCGCGATTATATCTGCGCGCTGCTGGAAGCGGCCGGTGCGTTTGTCGGCAAGGGGATTTGTGGCATCCGCCTTTCTACCCGTCCCGATGCGGTGGGGGAAGAAGTGCTTTCACTGCTTAAAACCTACCCTGTCACCGCGATTGAGCTTGGCGCACAGTCGATGAACGACGCGGTGCTGCTCAGGAACGAGCGGGGGCACACGGCGCAGGATGTCGTCGACGCGTCGGCACGCATCCGTCGCTTTGGGTTTGAACTGGGATTGCAAATGATGATCGGCTTAGACGGTGAAACTGAGCAGGATTCTTATGGCACCGCCCAAAAACTGATGGCTTGTTACCCCGACACGGTGCGCATCTACCCCGCATTGGTACTCAAAGGTACCGAACTAGCCAAACGGCTGGCGGTGGGGGCATACCGTCCGCTGACCCTTGAGGAGGGCATACAGCGCACCGCGCGCGTGATGGAGCTGTTTGAGAAAGAGAACTCAGACATCCGCATCATCCGCGTAGGGCTGCACCCCTCAACAGAACTGGAGCAAAAACTGGTGGCGGGGCCGTATCATCCCGCTTTCCGAGAGCTGTGCGAAAGCCGATTGATGCTCGGTCGACTACTCAAGGCGCTAGAAGGTGTCCCCACGGGCAACATTACCGTTGGTGTACATCCGCAGGACATTTCACGTATGACAGGGCAGCGCCGGTGCAACCTTATTGCGCTTGCCGAACGCGGCTATATTGCGCGGGTGATACCGGAAGAAACGGTAACCCGGCTGCGCCCGGAACTTTTATGACTGGTATTAAGATATTCCACGTTTTCAAACTTGCAGGAAGGAAGGTGCTGCTTTGCGACTGAAATCACTCGACATTCAGGGGTTTAAGTCCTTTGCCGACCGCACAACGCTTGATTTTAATGACGGCATCACTGCCGTTATCGGGCCCAACGGCTCGGGCAAAAGCAATATTGCGGATGCGGTGCGCTGGGTTTTGGGTGAGCAGTCCACCCGTACACTGCGCGGCGGCAAGATGGAGGATGTCATCTTTGGCGGCACGCAGGCGCGTAAGGCGCAGGGCGTCGCTTCGGTCACCTTAAATATTGACAATACCGACCGCGCCATGGTGGGCATGGATTGCGATGAGGTCGCCATCACCCGTAGGCTCTATCGCTCGGGCGACAGCGAGTATCGCATTAACGGCGCGCAGGTGCGTTTAAAAGATATCAACGAGCTGTTTATGGATACCGGTTTGGGGCGCGACGGCTATTCGATCATCGGACAGGGCCGCGTTGCTGAGATCGTGTCGGCACGTTCCAAAGAACGCCGCGAGATTTTTGAGGAAGCCGCTGGTATCTCGAAGTTTCGTTACCGAAAAACCGAGGCAGAACGCCGCCTGGCACTGGCCGAGGAGAACTTGTTGCGCCTGCGCGACATTCTCGCCGAGCTGGACGGGCGTTTAGCGCCTTTAAAGCAACAGTCTGAAAAGGCGCAGAAGTTTTTAGAACTGGCCGGTGAAAAAAAGCAGCTCGAAGTTTCGGTGTGGATGCACACATTGGCTCAATTGAGCACCAAGGCGGCTGTACTTGAAGACAAGCTGCTGCTGGCACAGGCTGATTTTGATGCGGCTGACAGCGCCGTCACCGGCTTTGAGCAGGAATTTGCCGAAGAGATGGAGCGGGGCCGTGCGCTGATGGTTGCGATTGAGACGCAGCGCAATGAAATCAACCGCCATACTGAACTGGCCGCGTCGTTTGAATCGCAGTCGGCGGTGCTTCAAAACGATATTAGCCACCACGAGCGGTCGATTGCCGAAATAGAAGCGCAGATTGCACAGGCTGGGCGCTCGCAGAGTGAAATTGAGGCCGGACTTGAGGCTGCGCGACAGGCGCTTTCACAGCGACAGCAGGCGTTGCAAGAGCTGGTGGCGCAGAAAGAAGCACTTCTACAGCAGCTCAATGCATTGGCGGTGGAGCAGCAAAACTGCACCACCGAGCTGAATGTGATGAGAACCCGCCGTGCGGGCGCGTTTGAGGCGATTGAGAGTGCCCGGCTCGATTCCGCCGCAGCCGCCACGCTTTTAGGCGAAAGCGCAGAGCGCATCGCAGCTATATCTCAGGCGCAAGCTGCCCGGGAGCAGGCGGTGGTCGACGCACAAAATGAGAAGCATGAGTGCGAACAGCTGCTGACGGCAATAGAAGAATCACTCGTCTCGCTGGATAATGA from Oscillospiraceae bacterium MB24-C1 includes the following:
- the rnc gene encoding ribonuclease III; protein product: MEQLQKVIGYHFKELNFLKIALTHSSYANESRHASANNERQEFLGDAVLSLIVADYIFRHRKVPEGELTKIRASLVCEAALAGFAQQIELGKYLLLGRGEEHNGGRTRPSILADAFEALIAAIYLDGGMNAARDFVLPFISDAVEHAAGTDLHDYKTQLQEIIQKNPEERVAYILVDERGPDHDKWFSVQVHLNSNVIGSGEGKSKKIAEQQAAKEALLLMGIKL
- the plsX gene encoding phosphate acyltransferase PlsX; translated protein: MNIVIDGFGGDHAPLEPLRGAAAAVAELGVSVTVTGDEAKLHECAKSNNISLNNITFVHAPTVIPVDEEPTKILKAYADCSLAVALGLVAQGKADAVVSAGSTGALLAGATFIVKRAKGVKRPAIGTLVPTAGGKFYLLVDAGANHDCRPEMLCQFAVMGTAYYEKIMGAASPRVGLINIGTEEHKGTELQQQTYAMLKTADALNFVGNVEARDLPNDGCEVAVCDGFTGNVILKLTEGFATFFGSVLKGIFMANVATKLGALLVSKQIRVFKRSMDYKEYGGAPILGTAKPVIKAHGSSDAKAFKNAIRQAKFCVERDVCQSIEQGVARLKGEGKE
- the trmFO gene encoding methylenetetrahydrofolate--tRNA-(uracil(54)-C(5))-methyltransferase (FADH(2)-oxidizing) TrmFO — protein: MSVAVIGAGLAGCEAAWALAQRGIAVTLYEMKPQKFSPAHHNSGFAELVCSNSLKAARLESAAGLLKAEMRKMGSLILACADQCAVPAGGALAVDRDIFSALVTEKIRAHPLITVIEGEVTSLPGTGAVIVATGPLTSDALSDAIAQKTGAERLSFYDAAAPIVEFSSIDMTKAFFAARYGRGEDDYINCPMNKVQYETFLEALTKAERAELHSFEKLAVYEGCMPVEVLASRGKDAIRYGPMKPVGLTDPATGHRPWAVVQLRAENREGTLYNLVGFQTNLKFGEQKRVFSLIPGLENAVFARYGVMHRNTFIDSPRLLDIQLRLLAEPRLRFAGQITGVEGYIESAASGIWAGISLAREINGQTLFTLPRVSMLGALLCYITDSTVKHFQPMGSNMGILPPLEEKIRDKQARYLALAERSMQALETTTF
- the topA gene encoding type I DNA topoisomerase yields the protein MSNLVIVESPAKAKTIQKYLGKDYSVIASMGHVRDLPKSKLGVDVENGFEPQYQEIKGKESLVSELKAAAKKADAVYLATDPDREGEAISWHLAQMLGLPLSEKNRVTFNEITKTGIKGGMDTPREINQSLVDAQQARRILDRIVGYKLSPFLWKKVRRGLSAGRVQSVAVRLIVDREEQIRAFVAEEYWTVDAKLSAHSAKKGFDVRLALKDGGKIELHDEAAANAVLEDIKSATWQVTKVKKSVRRRLPAPPFITSTLQQEASRKLGFQARRTMKVAQELYEGIELEGHGAVGLITYMRTDSLRISEEAQQAAEDYIKSHYSKEYLPTTRRVYKTKNNAQDAHEAIRPSMPEITPEEAKKSLTAEQYKLYKLIWERFIASQMANAMLDTMSVDISAADYTFKASGYAIKFDGFTALYEESRDEENEKSTALPPLAEGDVLAMQKVDANQHFTQPPARFSEASLIKALEENGIGRPSTYAPTISTVIDRGYVERNAKTLIPTPLGETVTGLLREQFKHIVDVKFTAGMEGNLDRVESGEDDWVKTLDVFYNDFDTTLKTAEKQMEGIRVKVPDEETEEVCELCGRKMVIKSGRFGKFLACPGYPECKNTKKIVQKTGGFCPKCGGEMLTKKSKKGRSFFGCANFPNCDFMTWDKPLPDKCPSCGASLFKKAGRNGGIVCHKEGCDYERAADKTEKAE
- a CDS encoding radical SAM protein, with product MSNKHGNLAVFVPHIGCPHRCSFCDQRIISGAQNAPTPQDVTALCESALARNTGRDLELAFFGGSFTAIDRDYICALLEAAGAFVGKGICGIRLSTRPDAVGEEVLSLLKTYPVTAIELGAQSMNDAVLLRNERGHTAQDVVDASARIRRFGFELGLQMMIGLDGETEQDSYGTAQKLMACYPDTVRIYPALVLKGTELAKRLAVGAYRPLTLEEGIQRTARVMELFEKENSDIRIIRVGLHPSTELEQKLVAGPYHPAFRELCESRLMLGRLLKALEGVPTGNITVGVHPQDISRMTGQRRCNLIALAERGYIARVIPEETVTRLRPELL